From Bacillota bacterium, a single genomic window includes:
- a CDS encoding YihA family ribosome biogenesis GTP-binding protein → MIIRHCKLERIVGRPQELPRGVFPEVGFLGRSNVGKSSLINVFLGRKNLARTSSTPGKTKALFFYLVNDSFYLVDFPGYGYARVSRGLKKNWGYLIEDYLEQREQLKGLVHIIDIRHPPTEDDRQMTIWLLSREYPFLTVATKADKISRGRSLQQIKKIREGLELPREFPLVSFSSRSRVGAETVNSFITQLVSK, encoded by the coding sequence ATGATTATCCGTCATTGTAAACTGGAAAGAATAGTGGGGCGCCCGCAGGAGTTGCCGCGGGGAGTATTTCCGGAGGTGGGGTTTCTGGGGCGTTCCAACGTGGGAAAATCTTCACTGATCAATGTATTTCTGGGGAGGAAAAACCTGGCGAGAACCAGTTCCACCCCTGGCAAGACGAAGGCGCTTTTCTTTTATCTGGTCAACGATTCTTTCTATCTGGTTGATTTTCCCGGTTACGGCTATGCTCGTGTATCCAGGGGCCTGAAAAAGAACTGGGGTTACCTGATTGAAGACTATCTTGAACAGCGGGAGCAACTGAAGGGCCTTGTCCATATCATTGATATACGGCATCCTCCCACCGAGGATGACAGGCAGATGACGATATGGCTTCTGAGCAGGGAATATCCTTTTCTGACCGTGGCCACAAAGGCTGACAAGATATCGCGAGGCCGTTCCTTGCAACAGATAAAAAAAATCCGGGAAGGATTGGAACTGCCCCGGGAGTTTCCACTCGTCTCCTTTTCATCCAGGAGCAGAGTGGGTGCCGAAACGGTGAATTCTTTTATCACGCAACTGGTAAGCAAATGA
- a CDS encoding 2-hydroxyglutaryl-CoA dehydratase, with product MIVAGIDVGSITAEAVILKNGDILGSVIMPTGASSKAAADRVLDEALHKVGLSPKDLKYIVATGYGRISASPAHKRVTEITCHGRGAFFLFPSARTVIDIGGQDSKVIRLGPEGQVVDFAMNEKCAAGTGRFLEVMARALEVELEDLAVLSRKATRSVPISSICTVFAESEVVSLIATGQPRENIIRGIHDSIAERTAGLLNRVGIEEDVVMTGGVANNSGVVEAIEERIGIRLNIPERPDIIGALGAALIAADHAK from the coding sequence TTGATAGTTGCTGGAATAGATGTAGGTTCGATAACGGCTGAAGCGGTGATTCTTAAAAATGGCGATATCCTCGGTTCCGTGATCATGCCCACCGGTGCAAGCAGCAAGGCCGCGGCTGACAGGGTGCTGGATGAAGCTTTACATAAAGTAGGTTTATCCCCGAAGGACCTGAAATACATCGTTGCCACCGGATACGGCCGTATCAGTGCTTCCCCGGCTCACAAGAGGGTGACGGAAATTACCTGCCACGGCCGGGGCGCTTTTTTTCTTTTTCCTTCCGCGCGGACGGTGATTGACATCGGGGGGCAGGACAGCAAGGTCATCCGCCTGGGGCCGGAAGGCCAGGTTGTAGATTTTGCCATGAATGAAAAATGTGCGGCCGGCACGGGGCGTTTCCTGGAAGTGATGGCCCGGGCCCTTGAAGTGGAACTGGAAGACCTGGCCGTGTTGAGCAGGAAAGCCACTCGCTCGGTACCTATCAGCAGTATCTGCACTGTTTTTGCCGAATCGGAAGTGGTATCGCTGATCGCTACCGGCCAACCGCGGGAAAATATTATCCGGGGTATCCATGACTCCATCGCCGAACGCACTGCCGGCCTGCTGAACCGGGTCGGTATTGAAGAGGATGTGGTCATGACCGGAGGGGTGGCCAACAACAGCGGGGTGGTGGAGGCGATCGAGGAGAGGATCGGGATCCGGCTCAACATTCCCGAAAGGCCGGATATTATCGGTGCACTGGGTGCTGCCCTGATCGCCGCCGATCATGCAAAATAA
- the lonB gene encoding ATP-dependent protease LonB: MQNFAGVLSVIQIFFAVVIGLYFFNLLRSQQTNKVAVDRESRKEMEQLEKLRRISLSEPLSEKTRPATFDEIVGQDNGLKALRAAICGPNPQHVLLYGPPGVGKTAAARLVLEEAKGNIDSPFLENATFTELDATTARFDERGIADPLIGTVHDPIYQGAGPLGMAGIPQPKPGAVTKAHGGILFIDEIGELHPIQMNKLLKVLEDRKVFLDSSYYNSEDRNIPRHIHEIFQKGLPADFRLIGATTRMPEDIPPAIRSRCLEIFFRGLQPREINVIAKNAAQKIHFFIPSAALEVITSFASNGREAVNIIQMAAGIAQGDGRCSIDVEDVEWVVNSSQLSPRPELKVADRPQIGSVNGLAVYGPNMGTLIEIEASILPAHSGQGSININGIIEEEEMGGGGNGRTVKRKSMARGSVENVITVLNGIMNLDLHNYHIHLNFPGGIPIDGPSAGIGMAMAIYSALKQEPVDSMIAMTGELSVRGAVRPVGGIIPKLDAAAEAGCRRVLIPKKNWQQGFSQHERLQIIPVDHLQEAFELVFGVSSNLAGQPVADESVHEYKPVVAANVPARGS, encoded by the coding sequence TTGCAAAATTTTGCCGGTGTTCTGAGTGTAATTCAAATTTTCTTTGCCGTGGTAATCGGATTGTATTTTTTCAATCTGCTGCGTAGCCAACAGACGAATAAAGTAGCTGTGGACAGGGAATCACGCAAGGAAATGGAACAGCTGGAGAAGTTGAGGCGCATCTCCCTGAGTGAACCTCTTTCTGAAAAGACGCGACCGGCAACATTTGATGAAATTGTCGGTCAAGACAATGGATTGAAAGCACTCCGGGCCGCAATCTGCGGCCCCAACCCCCAGCATGTGCTTCTTTACGGCCCGCCGGGTGTAGGCAAGACGGCCGCGGCAAGGCTGGTTCTGGAGGAGGCCAAGGGGAATATCGACAGCCCCTTTCTGGAGAACGCCACTTTCACCGAGTTGGATGCTACCACGGCCAGGTTCGATGAACGTGGTATCGCCGATCCGCTCATCGGTACTGTCCACGATCCCATCTATCAAGGAGCCGGGCCTCTGGGGATGGCCGGTATACCGCAACCCAAGCCAGGGGCGGTAACCAAGGCGCACGGGGGGATACTCTTTATCGATGAAATCGGCGAATTGCACCCCATTCAGATGAACAAATTGTTGAAAGTGCTCGAAGATCGCAAGGTGTTTCTGGACAGTTCCTATTACAACAGTGAAGATCGGAACATCCCCCGCCATATCCATGAAATTTTTCAGAAAGGGTTGCCGGCCGATTTCCGGCTTATCGGTGCAACGACACGCATGCCGGAAGATATTCCTCCCGCCATCCGTTCCAGATGCCTGGAAATATTCTTCCGGGGCTTGCAGCCCAGGGAGATCAATGTCATCGCCAAAAATGCGGCGCAGAAGATACATTTTTTCATTCCTTCGGCTGCACTGGAGGTGATTACCAGTTTTGCTTCCAATGGCCGGGAAGCGGTAAACATCATCCAGATGGCAGCGGGGATAGCGCAGGGGGATGGCCGTTGCAGCATCGATGTGGAGGATGTGGAATGGGTTGTCAACAGCAGCCAGCTTTCACCACGCCCGGAACTTAAAGTTGCTGACCGGCCGCAGATCGGGTCCGTCAACGGGCTTGCGGTGTACGGGCCGAACATGGGAACGCTGATCGAGATCGAAGCTTCAATTCTCCCGGCTCATTCCGGGCAGGGCAGTATAAATATCAACGGCATCATCGAGGAAGAAGAGATGGGTGGCGGCGGCAACGGGCGGACGGTAAAAAGAAAGAGCATGGCCAGGGGTTCCGTGGAAAATGTGATCACGGTACTCAACGGGATCATGAACCTTGATCTGCATAATTATCATATCCACCTCAATTTTCCGGGAGGGATTCCGATAGATGGTCCTTCCGCCGGTATAGGCATGGCGATGGCTATCTATTCGGCTTTGAAACAGGAACCGGTGGATTCCATGATCGCCATGACCGGTGAACTTTCGGTGCGGGGGGCGGTGCGCCCCGTGGGGGGAATCATCCCCAAGCTTGACGCGGCTGCCGAAGCTGGCTGCAGGCGGGTCCTGATCCCGAAAAAAAACTGGCAGCAGGGTTTCTCGCAGCATGAGCGGCTGCAGATCATACCGGTTGATCATCTGCAGGAGGCTTTTGAATTGGTTTTCGGTGTTTCTTCCAACCTTGCGGGCCAACCTGTCGCGGATGAATCCGTGCATGAATACAAACCGGTCGTGGCTGCCAACGTGCCTGCACGGGGGAGTTAA
- the lon gene encoding endopeptidase La: MAKNKKIQMLPLRGVLVFPHMVIHLDVGRSSSIEALEKAMLGDSKIFLVAQKDAKMDAPGEEDIYTVGTVSRIKQMIKLPGGVIRVLVEGLQRGRIVKMLKQKPYFEVEVELIEEDKNKNPELEALLRNLLEVFERYVKNSRKIPPEALVAVSGIEEPGQLSDLVTSHLSLKLSQKQEILETFDLQERIEKLVELLGRELEILEIERKIGSRVRKQMEKTQKEYYLREQMKAIQKELGEKDERTAEADEYREKIREAGFPEEVEEKALKELDRLEKMPPAAAEAVVIRNYLDWLIDLPWSISTEDRTDLDVVQQILDEDHYGLEKVKERIVEFLAVRQLAPELKGPILCLIGPPGVGKTSLAKSIARAMERNFVRISLGGVRDEAEIRGHRRTYVGALPGRIIQGMKQAKSNNPVFLLDEIDKMSTDFRGDPSAALLEVLDPEQNHVYSDHFIEVPFDLSKVMFITTANIDLNIPQPLLDRMEAINISGYTEEEKVEIAVRHLLPKQMKANGITRENLRLSQGGIRKIIREYTREAGVRNLERKISAICRKLAREVVKERELKRRVSAQNVHRYLGIPRYRFGVAEKEDQVGVITGLAWTEAGGDILAIEATPMKGKGKMLLTGKLGDVMQESAQAALSFIRSRSESLHLDVDFYKNLDIHIHIPEGAIPKDGPSAGIAMATALISALVRLPVSKNIALTGEITLRGRVLPVGGIKEKVLAAHRSGLKKVILPSDNRRDLSDIPANIRKNLDFVLVDDMDEVMDAVFGKLIKKERIPGGLVEQQKDIPGSDEQGDSALKH; the protein is encoded by the coding sequence ATGGCAAAAAATAAAAAGATACAGATGTTACCCCTGAGGGGGGTACTGGTCTTTCCCCATATGGTGATCCATCTTGATGTAGGACGCAGCAGCTCCATCGAGGCCCTGGAAAAGGCCATGCTCGGTGACAGCAAGATATTCCTGGTGGCCCAGAAAGACGCCAAGATGGATGCTCCCGGGGAGGAAGATATCTATACGGTAGGTACGGTGTCGCGGATCAAGCAGATGATCAAACTTCCCGGCGGAGTCATCCGTGTTCTGGTCGAGGGTCTGCAGCGGGGCAGAATAGTCAAGATGCTCAAGCAGAAACCATATTTTGAAGTCGAAGTGGAATTGATAGAAGAAGACAAAAATAAGAATCCGGAGCTGGAAGCTCTGCTCAGAAACCTGCTGGAGGTATTTGAACGATATGTTAAAAACAGCAGGAAGATACCCCCGGAAGCGCTGGTGGCTGTTTCCGGAATCGAGGAACCCGGCCAACTTTCCGACCTGGTAACTTCCCACCTCTCCCTGAAGTTGTCCCAGAAACAGGAGATTCTGGAGACATTCGATTTGCAAGAGAGGATCGAGAAATTGGTGGAGCTCCTCGGGCGAGAACTGGAAATTCTGGAGATCGAACGGAAGATCGGTTCCAGGGTGCGCAAACAGATGGAGAAGACCCAGAAAGAATACTACCTGCGGGAACAGATGAAGGCTATCCAGAAGGAACTGGGTGAGAAAGACGAGCGCACGGCCGAGGCTGATGAGTACCGTGAAAAGATACGTGAAGCCGGATTCCCGGAAGAGGTCGAAGAAAAAGCGCTGAAAGAACTTGACCGCCTGGAGAAGATGCCTCCGGCCGCTGCGGAAGCGGTGGTTATCAGAAATTATCTGGATTGGCTGATCGATCTTCCCTGGTCAATCAGCACGGAGGATCGGACTGATCTCGATGTTGTTCAGCAGATACTGGATGAGGATCATTACGGGTTGGAGAAAGTTAAAGAAAGAATCGTGGAATTTCTGGCGGTGAGGCAGCTGGCCCCGGAGCTCAAAGGCCCTATCCTGTGCCTGATCGGGCCACCTGGCGTGGGCAAGACCTCGTTGGCCAAATCGATTGCCCGGGCGATGGAGCGCAATTTTGTACGCATCTCACTGGGCGGTGTTCGGGACGAGGCGGAGATACGCGGCCACCGTCGCACTTATGTCGGCGCCCTGCCCGGAAGGATAATTCAGGGGATGAAACAGGCCAAATCGAACAATCCGGTTTTTTTGCTCGATGAAATTGACAAGATGTCCACGGATTTCAGAGGGGACCCATCGGCGGCGTTGCTGGAGGTACTCGATCCGGAGCAGAACCATGTTTACAGCGATCATTTCATCGAGGTGCCTTTTGACCTTTCAAAGGTCATGTTTATCACCACGGCCAATATCGACCTCAACATTCCTCAGCCTCTCCTGGATCGTATGGAGGCGATCAACATCTCCGGTTATACGGAAGAGGAGAAGGTGGAAATAGCGGTGCGCCATCTCTTGCCCAAGCAGATGAAGGCGAATGGCATCACTCGGGAGAACCTTCGCCTTTCCCAGGGGGGTATACGCAAGATCATCCGTGAATACACCAGGGAGGCGGGGGTAAGAAATCTTGAACGCAAGATATCGGCCATCTGCCGAAAACTTGCCCGTGAAGTGGTCAAGGAAAGGGAACTGAAACGAAGAGTCAGTGCCCAGAATGTGCATCGTTACCTGGGAATTCCCCGTTATCGCTTCGGTGTTGCAGAGAAAGAAGATCAGGTCGGGGTGATCACCGGGCTGGCCTGGACCGAGGCCGGCGGGGATATTCTGGCCATCGAAGCCACGCCGATGAAGGGCAAAGGCAAGATGTTGTTGACCGGAAAATTGGGCGATGTGATGCAGGAATCTGCCCAGGCAGCCCTGAGTTTCATCCGTTCCAGGTCGGAGTCGTTGCATCTGGACGTGGACTTCTACAAGAACCTTGACATTCATATCCATATTCCTGAAGGGGCGATACCCAAAGATGGGCCTTCGGCGGGGATAGCCATGGCCACGGCTTTGATTTCCGCCCTTGTCCGGTTGCCGGTAAGCAAGAACATCGCTCTTACGGGGGAGATAACACTGCGGGGGAGGGTGCTTCCCGTTGGAGGGATCAAGGAAAAAGTACTGGCGGCTCATCGGTCAGGTCTCAAAAAAGTGATTCTGCCCTCCGACAACCGCAGAGATTTGAGCGATATCCCGGCCAATATTCGCAAAAATCTTGATTTTGTCCTTGTCGATGACATGGATGAGGTCATGGATGCTGTCTTTGGAAAACTGATCAAGAAGGAGCGGATACCGGGAGGATTGGTCGAGCAACAGAAAGATATCCCCGGCTCTGATGAGCAGGGTGATTCGGCACTGAAGCATTGA